From Bosea sp. NBC_00550, the proteins below share one genomic window:
- a CDS encoding exopolysaccharide transport family protein, whose amino-acid sequence MFTTEPAANRGQEAPDRPERPSAPVSAQFAKLADPAWIAATLWTRRGLILLMALLGLGLAVVAGLLMTPKYVSTAQLFIDPRDLRVLQNDVSPSSVGSDPTSITGYLESQARVIASDSIKSRVVERLGLDRDPDFGGASRGFLSRLLGGSDTAPSPNAVLYALAALDRNVTVRRGERTFVIDIAVTASDPDKAAKIANALAEAYLEDQAAVRSEAAQRATASLTGRLEELRNRLRIAEEKAEKYKEANNIVGLNGRSLSEEQLSLNAAQLVAARTRTTEAKAKYDQIAATRASSVEAGAFPEAVASNTMTALRAQLGAALAREADLLASLGARHPALVAAQSQVRDARRQIADELTRIARAAKAEYDRAAEAERQFARRVDQLTTGQYAAGRASVQLRELDREVESSRAIYDAFLRRARETGELGGIDTTNARVISPAMPPLEKSGISRRTLALIGLIGGGGAGAVLALGLALFAVPRPTPESERPPRKPFWRRVPRPVVSAAPEEQPEAAPAPAPPPPRAATASPDPQPATSPKAGALSRAGLRRLLAIQGGPAAASVEAPSAAAPTPMLGSIPPVRHRRWRRDPVELRSVFQSQAHLVDVIDKPQAGFAKAVAAIRAELARAGQGRERRILVLGLQPQAGTTTLALNLALDAAQSGLPALLVDAGDGTLGLTRVFAADAPAGLGDVLGGRLALTRAILKDEGTGLAFLPRAGGLPSSLSGAIQSELFGTARRFGPIIVDGGSLGSDGLSRRFAEAADDIVLVVRGSKPVPAQIEEWRKEFGAQAGKLRGIVLNGV is encoded by the coding sequence ATGTTCACCACCGAGCCCGCCGCAAACAGAGGACAGGAGGCACCGGATCGCCCAGAGCGGCCGTCTGCGCCCGTCTCTGCGCAGTTCGCGAAACTGGCCGATCCCGCCTGGATCGCGGCGACGCTATGGACCCGGCGCGGGCTGATCCTGCTGATGGCCCTGCTCGGCCTCGGCCTTGCGGTGGTCGCCGGCCTGCTGATGACGCCGAAATACGTCTCGACGGCGCAGCTCTTCATCGATCCGCGCGACCTGCGCGTGCTGCAGAACGACGTCTCGCCCAGTTCGGTCGGCAGCGATCCGACCTCGATCACCGGCTATCTCGAAAGCCAGGCGCGGGTGATCGCCTCGGACAGCATCAAGTCGCGCGTCGTCGAGCGGCTCGGCCTCGACAGGGATCCCGATTTCGGTGGCGCCTCGCGCGGCTTCCTCTCCCGTCTGCTGGGCGGCAGTGATACCGCTCCCTCGCCGAACGCGGTGCTTTATGCGCTCGCGGCGCTCGACCGGAACGTCACCGTCCGGCGCGGCGAACGCACCTTTGTCATCGATATCGCCGTCACTGCGAGTGATCCCGACAAAGCCGCGAAGATCGCCAATGCGCTCGCCGAAGCCTATCTCGAAGATCAGGCGGCCGTCCGCTCCGAAGCGGCGCAGCGCGCGACCGCGTCGTTGACGGGCCGGCTGGAGGAGCTGCGCAACCGGCTGCGCATTGCCGAGGAGAAGGCCGAGAAATACAAGGAGGCCAACAATATCGTCGGCCTCAATGGCCGCTCGCTGAGCGAGGAGCAGCTTTCGCTCAACGCGGCCCAGCTCGTCGCGGCCCGGACGCGGACGACGGAAGCGAAGGCCAAATACGACCAGATCGCCGCGACGCGCGCATCCAGTGTCGAGGCCGGCGCTTTTCCCGAGGCCGTCGCCTCCAACACCATGACCGCCCTGCGTGCCCAGCTCGGAGCTGCGCTGGCGCGGGAAGCCGATCTTCTCGCTTCGCTGGGTGCGCGCCACCCGGCATTGGTTGCCGCCCAGTCGCAGGTCCGGGACGCTCGTCGCCAGATCGCCGACGAGCTCACGCGTATCGCCCGAGCCGCCAAGGCGGAGTATGACCGTGCCGCCGAAGCCGAGCGCCAGTTCGCCCGCCGTGTCGACCAGCTCACGACCGGCCAATACGCAGCCGGTCGCGCTTCGGTGCAGCTGCGCGAGCTCGATCGCGAGGTCGAGTCCTCGCGCGCGATCTACGACGCCTTCCTGCGGCGCGCCCGCGAAACGGGCGAGCTGGGCGGCATCGACACCACCAATGCCCGCGTCATCAGCCCGGCGATGCCGCCGCTGGAGAAGAGCGGAATCAGCCGCCGGACGCTCGCCCTGATCGGCCTGATCGGCGGTGGCGGCGCCGGAGCCGTTCTGGCGCTCGGCCTGGCGCTTTTCGCCGTACCCAGGCCGACGCCGGAGAGCGAGCGCCCGCCGCGCAAGCCGTTCTGGCGGCGTGTGCCTCGTCCTGTTGTGTCGGCCGCACCCGAGGAGCAGCCGGAAGCAGCGCCTGCTCCTGCGCCGCCACCGCCTCGCGCTGCGACGGCGTCACCGGACCCGCAGCCGGCAACCTCTCCCAAAGCGGGAGCATTGAGCAGGGCAGGTCTGCGCCGGCTCCTGGCAATCCAGGGCGGCCCGGCGGCCGCCAGCGTCGAGGCTCCCTCGGCGGCAGCACCAACACCGATGCTCGGCTCGATTCCGCCGGTTCGTCACCGCCGCTGGCGCCGCGACCCTGTCGAGCTGCGCTCGGTCTTTCAGTCGCAGGCCCATCTCGTCGATGTCATCGACAAGCCGCAGGCCGGCTTCGCCAAGGCGGTCGCCGCGATCCGGGCCGAACTGGCACGGGCGGGACAGGGCCGGGAGCGGCGCATTCTCGTCCTCGGCCTGCAGCCGCAGGCGGGCACAACCACGCTGGCCCTCAACCTGGCGCTCGATGCCGCTCAATCCGGCCTGCCGGCGCTGCTCGTGGATGCCGGAGACGGCACGTTGGGCTTGACCCGTGTCTTCGCGGCCGATGCCCCGGCCGGCCTCGGCGATGTGCTCGGCGGCAGGCTTGCGCTGACGCGGGCGATTCTGAAGGACGAGGGCACGGGCCTGGCCTTCCTGCCTCGTGCGGGCGGACTGCCCTCGTCACTCTCCGGCGCGATCCAGAGCGAGTTGTTCGGCACGGCCCGCCGCTTCGGGCCGATCATTGTGGATGGCGGCAGCCTGGGTTCGGATGGTCTCAGCCGGCGCTTTGCCGAGGCGGCGGACGACATCGTGCTGGTCGTCCGCGGGAGCAAGCCGGTCCCGGCCCAGATCGAGGAGTGGCGCAAGGAATTCGGCGCACAGGCCGGCAAGCTGCGCGGCATCGTGCTCAACGGCGTTTGA
- a CDS encoding glycosyltransferase family 2 protein codes for MTTADDRGAMAEKASRTDRGPRFDTPESFAVIAQSPPEALASVESVVCVPTFKRPDLLEATLRSLAGQQGGHDFAIIVVENEGLERAGAARAAALHAAGLFKGLVIVEPRQGNCKAYNAAWRCALTRFPALKQVLGIDDDEEAEPGWLDAFLKAAATAPAALFGGSVTPVFADASRSWLSAHPVFRSHYSVSGPVPMLYSSANYLIRREVLERLGFPILDESFDFTGGGDTDFFTRAKAAGFRFWWVQEAAQRETMPARRSEFGWIAARGLRNGAISAAIERRQHPGLHGRLRVLAKSLALLGPSVPRGIALAIQTRSGLIGLYHAQVALGRLMSEFGVANEQYRKPEKN; via the coding sequence ATGACGACAGCCGACGACAGGGGCGCAATGGCGGAAAAGGCTTCGCGAACGGATCGCGGGCCGCGTTTCGACACGCCTGAAAGCTTCGCGGTGATCGCGCAATCACCGCCGGAGGCGCTTGCGAGCGTCGAAAGCGTCGTCTGCGTGCCGACCTTCAAACGCCCCGACCTGCTGGAGGCGACCCTGCGCTCGCTGGCCGGCCAGCAGGGCGGGCACGACTTCGCAATTATCGTCGTCGAGAACGAAGGCCTCGAACGGGCCGGCGCCGCGCGGGCGGCCGCGCTGCATGCGGCGGGACTGTTCAAGGGCCTGGTGATCGTCGAGCCGCGGCAGGGCAACTGCAAGGCCTATAACGCCGCCTGGCGCTGCGCGTTGACGCGCTTTCCGGCTCTTAAGCAGGTCCTCGGCATCGACGACGACGAGGAGGCCGAGCCCGGCTGGCTCGATGCCTTCCTCAAGGCTGCCGCCACCGCCCCTGCCGCGCTGTTCGGCGGTTCGGTCACGCCCGTCTTCGCCGATGCGTCGCGTAGCTGGCTCTCGGCCCATCCCGTCTTTCGCTCGCATTACAGCGTCTCTGGCCCGGTGCCGATGCTCTATTCCAGCGCCAACTATCTGATCCGGCGCGAGGTGCTCGAGCGGCTCGGCTTCCCCATCCTCGACGAGAGCTTCGATTTCACCGGCGGGGGCGATACGGATTTTTTCACGCGTGCCAAGGCCGCCGGCTTCCGCTTCTGGTGGGTGCAAGAGGCGGCGCAGCGCGAGACGATGCCGGCCCGGCGCAGCGAGTTCGGCTGGATTGCGGCGCGGGGCTTGCGCAATGGCGCGATCTCCGCCGCGATCGAGCGACGGCAGCATCCCGGCCTTCACGGCCGGTTGCGGGTGCTGGCGAAGTCTCTGGCACTCCTAGGCCCGTCGGTGCCGCGCGGAATCGCCCTCGCCATTCAGACCCGCTCCGGCCTCATCGGCCTTTATCACGCACAGGTCGCGCTCGGCCGGCTGATGTCGGAATTCGGCGTCGCAAACGAGCAGTATCGCAAGCCCGAGAAAAACTGA
- a CDS encoding glycosyltransferase, producing the protein MRLAFLTSLIPVPRPDTGFEIANAAILSALREAGHDVTAIGFLRPGEKPADPERAVVVAQVDIENAAVPPSTRLRWLVSALRSGLPVACAKLRLAGAGSLVETVRAQGAFDAIILNSVLLPGAFPELLQLAPCIVVEHNIEYVSARQNAETARGPIMRRLFAREARLLEAIERRLWRQAHFIWTLAEEDREVLGPEYQDKSSALPLLGAEAVEASAAPLDEPPAFDIGLVGTWTWEPNRVGLDWFLREVCPLLPEGLRIAVAGRVPPELRTPLNVTLVGRVPSAAAFLRSCRIVALASRAGTGVQLKTVETLQLGLPAVATSLSCRGFSDLPANFTLADTPQDFAAALAARLAIIHVGDRQRIDGADFLAGQRSALSQGLARGLAAATG; encoded by the coding sequence TTGCGCCTGGCATTCCTCACCTCCCTCATTCCCGTCCCGCGGCCGGACACCGGCTTCGAGATCGCCAATGCCGCGATCCTCTCGGCGTTGCGCGAGGCCGGCCACGACGTGACGGCGATCGGCTTCCTACGGCCGGGAGAGAAGCCCGCCGATCCGGAGAGGGCGGTCGTCGTCGCGCAGGTAGACATCGAGAATGCCGCGGTTCCGCCCTCAACAAGGCTGCGCTGGCTCGTGTCGGCGCTCCGTTCCGGCCTGCCCGTCGCCTGCGCCAAGCTTCGGCTGGCGGGCGCCGGGAGCCTTGTCGAGACAGTGCGGGCCCAAGGCGCTTTCGACGCCATCATCCTGAATTCAGTGCTGCTGCCCGGCGCCTTTCCCGAGTTGCTGCAACTCGCCCCCTGCATCGTAGTCGAGCACAACATCGAGTACGTCTCGGCCCGCCAGAACGCCGAAACGGCGCGCGGCCCGATCATGCGCCGGCTCTTTGCACGCGAGGCGAGGCTGCTCGAAGCGATCGAGCGCAGGCTCTGGCGTCAGGCGCACTTCATCTGGACCTTGGCGGAAGAGGATCGAGAAGTGCTCGGGCCGGAATATCAGGATAAATCGAGCGCCTTGCCGCTGCTCGGCGCGGAAGCTGTCGAAGCCTCGGCCGCTCCGCTCGATGAACCGCCGGCCTTCGATATCGGCCTGGTCGGGACCTGGACCTGGGAACCCAACCGGGTCGGCCTCGACTGGTTCCTGCGCGAGGTCTGCCCCTTGCTGCCGGAAGGGCTGCGCATCGCCGTCGCCGGGCGCGTGCCGCCGGAGCTGCGCACGCCGCTCAATGTCACGCTCGTCGGGCGCGTGCCGAGCGCTGCCGCCTTCCTACGCTCCTGCCGGATTGTCGCCCTGGCGAGCCGGGCGGGCACGGGCGTCCAGCTCAAGACGGTCGAGACGCTGCAGCTCGGCCTGCCGGCGGTGGCGACCTCGCTCTCCTGCCGCGGCTTCTCCGACCTGCCGGCGAATTTCACGCTGGCCGACACCCCGCAGGATTTTGCCGCGGCTCTGGCGGCGCGCCTTGCCATCATCCATGTCGGCGATCGGCAGCGTATCGATGGTGCGGATTTCCTTGCTGGCCAACGCAGCGCCCTGTCGCAAGGGTTGGCGCGCGGCCTCGCCGCTGCGACAGGCTGA